One region of Erythrolamprus reginae isolate rEryReg1 chromosome 8, rEryReg1.hap1, whole genome shotgun sequence genomic DNA includes:
- the KLHL13 gene encoding LOW QUALITY PROTEIN: kelch-like protein 13 (The sequence of the model RefSeq protein was modified relative to this genomic sequence to represent the inferred CDS: deleted 4 bases in 4 codons), with amino-acid sequence MMWRDSLSLVEEEEPHMKVTLGSSDMGLSAHLQASKAGTTRFFTSNTHSSVVLQGFDQLRIEGFLCDVTLVPGDGDEVFPVHRAMMASASDYFKAMFTGGMKEQDLMCIKLHGVNKIGLKKIIDFIYTAKLSLNMDNLQDTLEAASFLQILPVLDFCKVFLISGVSLENCVEVGRIANTYNLTEVDKYVNNFILKNFPALLSTGEFVKLPFERLAFVLSSNSLKHCTELELFKAACRWLRYEEPRMECAAKLMKNIRFPLMTPQDLINYVQTVDFMRTDNTCVNLLLEASNYQMMPYMQPVMQSERTAIRSDSTHLVTLGGVLRQQLVVSKELRMYDEKAHEWRSLAPMDAPRYQHGIAVIGNFLYVVGGQSNYDTKGKTAVDTVFRFDPRYNKWMQVASLNEKRTFFHLSALKGHLYAVGGRNAAGELATVECYNPRMNEWSYVAKMNEPHYGHAGTVYGGLMYISGGITHDTFQKELMCFDPDTDKWTQKAPMTTVRGLHCMCTVGDKLYVIGGNHFRGTSDYDDVLSCEYYSPTLDQWTPIAAMLRGQSDVGVAVFENKIYVVGGYSWNNRCMVEIVQKYDPEKDEWHKVFDLPESLGGIRACTLTVFPPEDNLASPSRESPLSAP; translated from the exons aTCTTTGGTTGAAGAGGAAGAGCCTCACATGAAAGTCACTCTGGGGAGCAGCGATATGGGCTTGTCTGCTCACCTGCAGGCATCGAAGGCAGGCACCACTCGATTCTTCACCAGCAACACGCACAGCTCTGTGGTCCTCCAG GGTTTTGACCAGCTGCGCATAGAAGGGTTTCTGTGTGACGTGACCTTAGTGCCAGGCGATGGAGACGAAGTGTTCCCCGTACACAGGGCTATGATGGCGTCTGCTAGCGATTACTTCAAGGCCATGTTCACAG GTGGGATGAAGGAGCAAGACTTAATGTGCATCAAACTTCACGGCGTGAACAAAATAGGTTTAAAGAAgatcattgattttatttatacGGCGAAACTTTCCCTCAACATGGACAACCTGCAGGACACTCTCGAAGCTGCCAGTTTTTTGCAGATCTTGCCCGTGCTGGACTTCTGTAAAGTGTTTCTTATATCTGGG GTGTCCCTGGAGAACTGCGTTGAGGTGGGGCGCATTGCCAACACGTACAACCTCACCGAAGTGGACAAATACGTCAACAACTTCATCCTCAAGAACTTC CCGGCCCTGCTGAGCACGGGGGAGTTTGTGAAGCTG CCCTTCGAGCGCCTGGCCTTCGTCCTCTCCAGCAACAGCCTTAAGCACTGCACTGAGTTGGAGCTCTTCAAGGCTGCCTGCCGGTGGCTGCGCTACGAGGAGCCGCGCATGGAATGCGCCGCCAAGCTGATGAAGAACATCCGCTTCCCTCTCATGACGCCGCAGGACCTCATCAACTACGTCCAGACGGTGGATTTCATGAGGACTGATAACACTTGCGTCAATCTGCTCTTGGAAGCCAGCAACTACCAGATGATGCCCTACATGCAGCCGGTCATGCAGTCAGAGAGGACGGCCATCCGCTCGGACAGCACCCACCTGGTGACTTTGGGGGGGGTCCTGCGGCAGCAGCTGGTGGTGAGCAAGGAGCTGCGGATGTACGACGAGAAGGCGCACGAGTGG AGGTCCCTGGCCCCCATGGACGCCCCCCGGTACCAGCATGGCATTGCGGTCATCGGGAACTTCCTCTACGTGGTGGGCGGGCAGAGCAACTACGACACGAAGGGCAAGACGGCGGTGGACACGGTGTTCAGGTTCGACCCCCGCTACAACAAGTGGATGCAGGTGGCTTCCTTGAACGAGAAGCGGACTTTCTTCCATCTCAGCGCCCTCAAAGGACACCTCTACGCCGTCGGGGGTCGCAATGCAGCCGGGGAGTTAG CTACCGTGGAGTGTTACAACCCCAGGATGAACGAATGGAGCTACGTGGCGAAGATGAACGAGCCCCATTACGGCCACGCGGGAACCGTCTATGGGGGGCTGATGTACATTTCAG GTGGCATCACGCACGACACTTTCCAGAAGGAGCTGATGTGCTTCGACCCCGACACGGACAAATGGACGCAGAAGGCCCCCATGACCACGGTGAGGGGCCTGCACTGCATGTGCACGGTGGGCGACAAGCTCTACGTGATCGGGGGGAACCACTTCCGGGGCACCAGCGACTACGACGACGTGCTCAGCTGCGAGTACTACTCCCCGACCCTGGACCAGTGGACGCCCATCGCGGCCATGCTGCGTGGCCAGAGCGACGTCGGGGTGGCGGTCTTCGAGAACAAGATCTACGTGGTGGGGGGCTACTCGTGGAACAACCGCTGCATGGTGGAGATCGTCCAGAAGTACGACCCGGAGAAGGACGAGTGGCACAAGGTCTTTGACCTGCCGGAGTCGCTG GGGGGCATCCGGGCCTGCACCCTGACCGTCTTCCCCCCCGAGGACAACCTAGCTTCGCCTTCGCGGGAGTCGCCTCTCTCGGCGCCTTGA